From the Synechococcus sp. KORDI-49 genome, the window CCACTGGCTGTCGTTCAGCTTGCCCATCAACGTGCTTGCTTCAGCGCGCACTTCCTCATCCTCGTCTTTCAGTGCATCCGTCAGGAGCTGGCGGGCATCTTCGTCCCCCAGGTTCTGAATTTGATCACCAAGGGCTCCGATCGCTGCGGTGCGGATGCGTGCATGAGGGGAGCGGGCGGCCTCTTTCAGGGCCTCAGGCGCTCGAGCTCCCACAAAAGACAGTCCCCAGCTCGCCAGCCCCGTCTGCATGGGGGTGTTGGAAGGGTCCACAAGAATCTCCAACAGACCCTCAACCGCATCCGCCCCGATCACGGCCATGGCACCGACGGCTGATCCCTGAACAACAGGATCGACATCATTGAGCAACGCCTTGAGAAGGAAGGGCAGAGCGCGTCGGTCAGAGATCAACGTGAGTGTTTTGGCCGCAGCACGGCGAACGGTCACGTTCTCGTGCTCGCACATGGCTGTGCACAATGCCGGCACGGCCGCGCTGCCCACGGTCCCGAGGCTCTCGGCGAACGTGAGACGCAGCAACCCACGTCGATCGCCCAGTCCCGCCACCATCCGCTCGATTGCCTGGGAATCACCGGCGGGTCGTTCCCCCTGCCTCAGTTGCAGCTTCAGCTCCTGGGCCAGCTGTTCTGCTTCCTCCTCACTGAGCTGAACCGGCTCAGCGCTGTTGAACGAGGGAGCAACGTCGGTCACGGCACGGCTGATGCAGCCATTCATTATCCGGTTCGCTGATCGCTAAGGTCGCGCCAGTCGCCTGATTGTTGTGACCAGCTTCGTTCTTTCCCACAACCTTCAGATCCAAGCCGATGCCGTTCCACCGTTGGACTTTGATGCCCTGGCGGCGGCACTGCAACAGGAATGCCCATCGGTGTCCATCGCTGAGGCCTTGTCACATCCTCACTGGAAACTCAGCCTTGAATCCACCGCTGAACCTGCTGCCTTTGCAGCTGAACTCACGGCCGCGTGGCGAGCTGTTCGCCGTTCCATGGGCCATGGCGATTCCCATGCGGTGATGGCTCTTGGTGGACGAAAAGATTCCGTGGGCAATCCCGGTGCACCACTGCAGCAAGGTGGATGGGGGGTCGACGTCGTTGAGACGGTGGACCCCGACGCGTTCCTGAAGGTGATCAACTGGACAGGCCTGACGGCTGGTCGCCCTGCTGATGGCGTTTTTGAGATCGTTGATCGGCCTGATTGATATCAGCCGCGCCGACGACGGCCGCCCCGCTTGGCCGACTTCCGGTTGGGCTCTGAGCTCTGCACCGATGACGATTCGACGGTTGCGTTGTCTGGGCTTGTGCTGGCGTGGGAGGCGATCGACTGAATTGACATGCCACGGTTGTGGATCGATTGCATGCTCCTGCTGAGCTGATGGCGTGGCACCCAAATGGTGCGTGCTGACCAAGGCCGGGAGCCGAGCTCAACAGTTGTTTGAACAGCGACGGCGTCAGAGCTTATGGGTCCCATGCGATGTCAATTGGAATACAGGAAACGATGCCTCGGATGGCATCACGCGCCAGGGGTTCGCAATCTTCCTTACGACAGTGAGCCCGGTGTTCCGGTGAGTGGCGGCTCCTGCAGAATCATTGCCCAGGCACGACGCATGGATGGCTGGAGCTTTTGACAACATTCATCCGGGTCTTTCTCAATGTGAGGCGATCCGGCTGCTGACGGCGCCCATCGATGAGCTTGAGTCGCAAAGCGATCCATACATGGCTGCTGCGCACCTGATCAATTTCCCGGGAGATGAAACCGAATCGGCCCTGCTTGCCCTGGTGCAGAGCACGGATCAGAGTCAGCCGCGCCGGCTTGCCCGACGCAAAGCGGTGGAAGTGCTCGGACGTCTCGGCTGTGTCGACGCAGCATCAGCCATAGGCGACTGTCTTTGTAGCGATGACCCCTATCTCGTCGAAAACGCTGCCTTCGCGCTTCAGCTGCTGGATTGCCGCATTCCAGAGATTCACGGTCGGATGATCGAGCTTCTGCAGGATCCGTCTCAGAACCAGCGCGTGCTGGTGCAAAGCCTCGCAGCCTTGGATGTGCAGGACGCACTCCCTGCCATTCAGAACCTTCAGGATGCCGAGCATTCCGGGGTCCGTGGGGCTGCCATCAGTGCAGCTGTGCGTCTCGGTGGCCCCCGAGATCTCCTGAGCGCCTTGGGGCCACTCATGCTGAGACCCAACCAGATGGATCGTCAAACGGCGATTCAGGATGCCATCAACGCCGGTGGACAGGAACTGTTGCCGCAGATTCTTCGAGCGCCGGTGTCTCCGGTGTTTCGGATGAGAGCGGTTCGGGCTCTCTGGCCCGATGGAGCACAGGACTTCAACGGTTTGGAGCTCACTGACGTTGTCGATGCACTGCTCCAGGACCGCCCCCAGTCCCTTGAGCTGGTGCATGCCTACGACCAGGAGCCAACGGACGCCTTCTTAATCCAGGAATTCTTTGGAACGGATTTCAGTCGCAGCTATCTGGCCCTTCAGTCTCTTCAGAGTCGGTCTGCCCAAGAGCTCTGGCCCCTGCTCAAGCAGCGCTGGGATGAGGAGGCTCACAACGATTACGGAGCCCACTATTTCTTCGTTCGTCTGTTCGGTGCGATCAGCTCTTGGCCTGAGGCTGCCCAGCCCCTGATCCGAAGCCTCCTGGAGGAGGCGATCAACACACGTCGTCCGCAGTTCATGAAATCCAAGCCTGCAGCGGTGCTCGCAATGGGAGCACTGGGAATGACCGATCATCCCGGCTGTTTCGAGGTCTGGCTTAGCCCAGACAGCACCCCTTTCTGGGAAGTGCGGTATGCCGCTCTCATGATCGCGCCAGCGGGGTTGGCGTCCCAGGCGCTCTCGGATCCCGAGCCTTATGTGGCAGCGAAAGCGCAGATCGCTGTTGCTTCAGCGCGTTAGCCATGAAAAAGGGGCGGTTGAACCGCCCCGTTGCGCATGATGGATCGGGATCCAATCGCTCGGCTGAGAATCAGGCGAGGGAGTTGATCACGTAGTCGAGAGCAGCGTTGTACTCGGTCAGAGCCTGGGGGCTCAGGTCACGAGGAGCGCAGCCGTCGTTACGCATTTGAGTGAAACCAGCAACGTAGGTGCCGGGGTCGATGCTGAGGGCCTTGTAGACCTCGCGCTGACCGTTGATGGCCAGTTCGTCCAGAGGGCCGGTGCCGCCAACAACCAGGGAGTAGTTGATCAGACGCAGGTAGTGGACGAAGTCGCGCTTGCACTTCTCCTTGCCTTCGGTGGCGCACTGGCGGGGCTGACGGCCGGTGGCACCGTTGGGGTACTGGGTGTAGACGGCGTCCACAGCGCGCTGGGCGATGGCGTCGTAGTTCTGAGCGATCTTTTCAGCGGCCTCGAGGCGGGCTGCTGCGCGCTGCAGGGAACCTTGCACAGACTCCAGGTCGGAGCTGGTGGGGAAACGGGAACCGCTGTCAGCGGCGCCGATGACGGTGGTGAGAACGGACTTCATTGGTTTAAAAGAAGGATGTGCTTAAAAAACTTCTAAAGGGCTCAGCTGATGGCGCTGATCACCATGTCGAAGTAGGAAGCAGCTTCAGCAGACAGTGCGTTGCAGTCGCCCTGGGTGACGGGCATCTTGCGCTGCTCACCAGTGGTGTTGTTGGTGTTGGTGATGTGGGCGCAGGCGGAGGCCTTCATGATCGCCACAGCACGGGAAGCAGATCCGGCGGGAACGCCCAGAGCGGCGTAGGTCTCGCGCAGACCGTTCAGGCAGCGGTCCTGCAGCACGGAAGCATCGCCGGCGAGCAGGGCGTAGGAGACGTAGCGCATGATGATCTCAGCATCACGCAGGCAAGCAGCCATCTTGCGGTTGGTGTACACACCACCGTTGGGAGCAGTCAGGCCGGTGTTCTCGCAGCAGATGCCTGCAACGGAGTCGGACACCACGCAGGAAGCGTTGGCGGTGATGGCGTTCACGGCGTCCAAACGCTTGTTGCCTGCGGCAATGAATGCCTTCAGGTCGTTCAGCTGAGCGCCACCGATGAAGCTGCCGCTGGAATCAGCGGATACAGCCTGCCTAGAGAATGCGTCGAGCATAATCAAATGCTAAGGAGAGGGGGTAGATGCGATGCATCACCCCGGGACCGTACGCCGATGCGAATGGATCAAGGGTGAATGCTTCAGGCTTCTCAATACAAATTTGCACTGCAAAAAGAAAGAAAAACGAAAGAACGAATTCATTGCGGCTTAGGCAAGGTGCAGCAGAGCGCGTTCGCAGCTCCATCGCAGTGGTTGCCAGGGATTCGATTCACTGAGCGCTTGGAGGGCTGAGCGCTGATCGCCGAGCCCGAGCCGCAGGCAGCTCCAGGCCGCGGCCACTCTGGACTTGGCGTATTGAGGAGCCGTCTCAGCCAGAGCTTCACGAACCAGGTCGCTTCGTTCGTGCAGGTGAAGAAGACCTGTGCAGCTGGCCAGCAGATAGTGCACGCCGTAGTCGCTGCCGAGACTGGACCGCAGCCCGTCGATCAGGTTCAGCTGCCCCTCTTTCGGCAAGGTCATCAGGGCCTTTGCCGCCGCGTACTGACGTGCCTCATCCCTGTGTTGCAGGCCGTCCCGAATGGCATCCTCAGCGGCCTCCGTCGGGGGCAGGCCATCCAGATCAAGGCGGCGGGGGTCGTCCTGAAGCAGTTGTTCAAGGAGATCCACCGCCTTCGGTTCGATCGAGCCACGGCCGGTCGTTGCCATCAAGAACGCGCTTTTGGCGCGCAATGGCATCGAAACGGGGCAGCGGATCAGGGGGGCCAGCGCTTCGACCCGTCCTGCATCGCCGAGATCAATCACAGCTGCCCGCCGCCGTCCGGGGTTGTCGTCCTGCAGCTGACTGATCAATGGAGAGAGACCGTCGGGGTTGCCCTCAACGCGCACACGATGTGCATGGGCGGCTCCCGCGACAAGCGGGTTGGTGTCCTGACGGCAGCGATCGATGGCGTGATCGCGATCGGCCATGCCAAGTCTGGTGAAGGCCTGGATCACTGCCCTCCTCTGATTGTCCGGTCCTTCGAGGGCCCGGATCAGCTCGGCTTGTCCATTGATGTCGACGGGGATGCCGATGCGGGCGATTGCATCAGCGGCGTTCACCACCGTGGGTTCGTCGTCGGCCCTCAGGGCATCCAGGAGCACCGGAAGGGCTTTGGGGTTCTTGCGACGGCCGAGGGCGTCCAAGGCCTTCCTTCTCGTGATGCGCTCGTAGAGGTCGTCCGATGGATTGGCGCCTGCTTCCAGCAGGAGTTCAAAGGATTCTGCAGACGTGCAGGCTCCGAGGCGTGTCGCTGCCAGATATTTCAGTCCAGGATTGTCGAGCTCGCTTGGCTTCCTGAGAAGGGTGGACCTCGCTGTCTCTTCACTCATTCCAGAGAAAAGAGTGTCGAAGCGCTCGCTCATTGATGTTCGGGAGGAGGGAGGTGACGCGAGATCATTGATTGGACCTATGATCACTTGCCTGTTGGAGGATAAAGCCAGATGGCTGCAACAGAGAAAGCCGCGCAGGAAATTCGCCGCTTTCTTGATCAACATGAGGATGGCTCAGCGTTGAATGCAATAACAACGCTTGAAGATCTCAATCATGTGATCAAGGATTGTGGAAGTTGCTTGAGTGGTGCTCTGATTCCGTTGGAGCAAGCCCAGCGCCCTCCAAAGATTCTGGTTGAATCCGGTCATACTGAGGCAGGCATTGCCTGGCGAACTCTGCAATGCCCTGGCGGACCACTGGTGCTGCAAATGATCTGTAAGCAGGTTAACTTTGCCCTTTGGATTCAGGAGTGCTGAAGGTGGCAAGTGCAGAGCTGGAAAGATTTGTGCAAGCCATTGTTGATGACCACGGCTTGGCTACAGGGATCAAGACGCTCGGTCATCATTACGACATCGTTGCTTACGCCAACATTCGCGGTTACACCATCAGCCTCCCTGAGTGGGGGCGTTACGTGGCCATGGACGCGCTTCAAGCTTCGGATGCAGAGATTGCCTTGATGCAGCAGGCGGATCCGGCTCATTGGAGCTGGGCTTTCCGCCAGTTGTCCCGGTGGCGTTTGTTGCTGATGGACGGAGCCGGCAGCGAGGGCCTGCTGGGACCTGCCGATCTGTCTGTTCCGTCTCAACCCACCATCCATGACGGTTCCAGTTCTGTGCCCTCAATGCCTCTGACTGATGATCAGAAGGATGCGGCTTTGCGCTCATTCATCGAGCTGGTTCGTTCGCGGCCAGACCTCAAGGATCAGGTGAAGGGAGCGCGCACCCAGGATGAAGTGATTGCGTTGGCGGATCAGCAGGGGTTCTTCATCGATTCACTCACGTTGTTGCGCAGCTGGAGTCAGGTGTCTGATTTCAGTAAACCCACCTGGTTCGGTTGGTTTGATGATTGAACTGTTTCAGCTGATTTCTGCGTAACGCGTTTGAGTGGTGCCACGTTTTGCCCAATACGTCACGAGGGCTTCACCACCGGGTCTTGGTACGGCAGCCGTGGCGCGCAGAATCTTGAAGGTTCGTCGCGGACCCATTGGCCAGTTGCCTGCAGCAGCAACTTTGCGCACTCTCCCACCAAGCTGCTCGATGCACTGTTCGAACTTGTCAAGGTGGGTCTGGTCGACGGTCTCAAAGATGAAATCTGTTCCCTCGCAAATCAGATGCTGGGAACGGATCCAGGCTTTCAGTTGTTTTTCGGCATCAGAGAAAGCCATTGGTTTCCGTTGAGATCTGCCGTTGGATCACCAACGAAGCCAGTGCTCTTCGAGGTCATCTCCGAGGTAGGCGACACGCTTGAACCGAAGAGGACCATGTTCTGATCCCCAGCGCTGCTCATCTGTTTCCGGATCGAAGCCCCTGTCGCGGCTGACCCAGTCTGTGGCATTGACATCCACTTCGCTAACCAGATAGGTGAGTTGACCATCCCGTGGCACCAGGCACTTCTTTCCAGGTTCAACTTCACCTTGATAACGACCTGCTTCGATCTCACGGAAGTGCATGCCGCAGCCGCAACGTGGCTTGAGCGAGTCGGGTTTGAGGCTGTTCAGCAGCTCGGGACGCTGGCCGGCCCCGGCGAGACGGATCGGATCCGCAAAGCCGAAATTTTCCACGATGAAGTGCTGGCCGTCTGCGGGAAGCAGCCGGTGAATGCCCTGCCGGTAGGGACGCCAGGGATCATGGTCGTAGCTTTGTTCGGAGTAAAAACCAGGAGCTTTCAGCACATCCCAGGGGAGCGGTCTGAAAAAAATATTGATGTGAGCAAAGTCTTTGGGATTGCTCTGGGCTTGTTCCCTGTTGCTGTAATGCCCTGCCAGGGTTTTGGCAAAGCGCAGCAAAGAATCGGTGGTTGGGCTCATAAGGATCGTCCTGCTTCAGCTCGTCAGACGACGCACCTCTGAGGCGAAGGAGGTCTGCAGAACGCCAGAACCTGCCGAAGTACGCAGGACAGAAGACCTGCAGCGCACGTTCTCGGAGACGAACCAGATGCGTTCCTCCGCAATGGATTGCTCGTAAGCCGTTGTCAGTACAAAGGTTCCATCACTAAGGAAGGAATAGCTGGACTCAGCAGGAGCCGCTTCGGCGTAGCCAACACTGCGCAGGAGCTTCCCCGTCGTTTCATCCAGAGGCAGGGGCACAATCAGGCAGGAACCTGACGACACCTCACTGGGATCATCCGGCTCCCAGTCACTTTCGGCGGCCCATTTCATTTGAAAGGGGCTGGAGACCTGTCGGTCTTGATCCAGATTGGATGCAGCTAGGAGTTGTGCAATATCTGAGTCTGTTTTTTTGATTCGCGTAATCTCAACTTCACTCAGGACATCTTCAAATTGCTGAAAAGCGAGGGAGTGGCCTGATCGCATGGATCGCCACTTTCCCTCGCTTTGAGCAACGAATTGCTCAATGTTCATTTGGTGCTGGAATCTGAATCAGGCTGGGTTTCTGGACGACTGTTCTGCACCATGTTGACCATGGAGTCGATCATCATCGACATCGCCATGGGAACAGTGGAAACAGACGACTGGAAGCCCTGATTCGATCCCTGATGCGTATGGGTGGGTTGACGAAGAATGGGCATGATTCAGTAGAGGGCGGATCCTGGGTTGCTGATCTCCCGAAGGCTCCGAGCGATCTCGTTTGCTTCTTGGGCAATCATCGCTGACCGATCCGGCCATGAGGGCCGGATCGGTCGAAGGATTAAGCGTTCGCAATAGTAAGAATGCGACCACCCTGGGCCTGAATGCTCTGGATCGTCTTCGACAGCGACGCATAGCTCACAACCGAGCGCTGAGCCGAGCGACGCGCTGTGCCCATTTGCACCTTTGAGGTCCAGCTGATCGAGAAGCGTTTGCCCCCTCCGACAATCTTCCGGGCCCTCACGGCGGTGGGGTTGGAACGGGAAGCCAAGCTGATCTGGAGAACGGAAGCCCTGTCGGCATCAAAGCCGGCGAAGCCAGGATCCAGAGCCTGGGTGCGTTGGTAGGCCACCGTGCTCTCACCAACAACTGTGGTGGCGGTGCGGGCGTAGGGAACAGTGTCGATCCCGAAGTTGTTCAGGTACTCATCGCTGTAGGTGTAGCTGGCGATTTCGGCTTCAAAGCCTTCATCGGCCAGGCGGCGCACGTGAGCGCTGATTTCGGCCTGATCGCGAGGAGGGCGGCCCATCAGATGCTTGAAGTTGAGCTCAACAAAGCGGTAGGGGCCGTTCTCCTCGAGAAACAGACGGCGGTAGGTGTCCGACTGGGCCAGAGCTGTGATCAGGCCCTGAACGGTGAGGTCGCCGTTGATGAAGAGCGCCTCGATGGAGGGCTGAACATCCAGTTCCATCAGGTAGCGGTTGCCGAAAACCTGGCGGTAAGCCGCGCGAATGATGTCGGCGGCATGGCTGCGGTCCTGGTTGGCGGTGCTGGCCAGGGTGGCGGTGGCGGTCATGAGGGGAGGGGAGCGGAAAAGAGGAGGCCTCCGTTGCCACGCTGATGTGGAGGAGGCCCCGGGTGTTCAGGGACGGTTGGGTTGATCGCTGGGATCAGCGATCACATCACCTCGGTGATGGAGATGATCCGTCCGCCGCGGGCGTGGATG encodes:
- a CDS encoding HEAT repeat domain-containing protein, producing MTDVAPSFNSAEPVQLSEEEAEQLAQELKLQLRQGERPAGDSQAIERMVAGLGDRRGLLRLTFAESLGTVGSAAVPALCTAMCEHENVTVRRAAAKTLTLISDRRALPFLLKALLNDVDPVVQGSAVGAMAVIGADAVEGLLEILVDPSNTPMQTGLASWGLSFVGARAPEALKEAARSPHARIRTAAIGALGDQIQNLGDEDARQLLTDALKDEDEEVRAEASTLMGKLNDSQWALPLLLPNLNDGSPLVRKNTALSLMKLEDPAAIQALESRCESEPDDAVKPILRLAVNQLERHA
- a CDS encoding DUF2656 family protein — translated: MTSFVLSHNLQIQADAVPPLDFDALAAALQQECPSVSIAEALSHPHWKLSLESTAEPAAFAAELTAAWRAVRRSMGHGDSHAVMALGGRKDSVGNPGAPLQQGGWGVDVVETVDPDAFLKVINWTGLTAGRPADGVFEIVDRPD
- a CDS encoding HEAT repeat domain-containing protein — encoded protein: MAGAFDNIHPGLSQCEAIRLLTAPIDELESQSDPYMAAAHLINFPGDETESALLALVQSTDQSQPRRLARRKAVEVLGRLGCVDAASAIGDCLCSDDPYLVENAAFALQLLDCRIPEIHGRMIELLQDPSQNQRVLVQSLAALDVQDALPAIQNLQDAEHSGVRGAAISAAVRLGGPRDLLSALGPLMLRPNQMDRQTAIQDAINAGGQELLPQILRAPVSPVFRMRAVRALWPDGAQDFNGLELTDVVDALLQDRPQSLELVHAYDQEPTDAFLIQEFFGTDFSRSYLALQSLQSRSAQELWPLLKQRWDEEAHNDYGAHYFFVRLFGAISSWPEAAQPLIRSLLEEAINTRRPQFMKSKPAAVLAMGALGMTDHPGCFEVWLSPDSTPFWEVRYAALMIAPAGLASQALSDPEPYVAAKAQIAVASAR
- the mpeA gene encoding class 2 C-phycoerythrin subunit alpha; this encodes MKSVLTTVIGAADSGSRFPTSSDLESVQGSLQRAAARLEAAEKIAQNYDAIAQRAVDAVYTQYPNGATGRQPRQCATEGKEKCKRDFVHYLRLINYSLVVGGTGPLDELAINGQREVYKALSIDPGTYVAGFTQMRNDGCAPRDLSPQALTEYNAALDYVINSLA
- a CDS encoding bleomycin hydrolase, whose protein sequence is MLDAFSRQAVSADSSGSFIGGAQLNDLKAFIAAGNKRLDAVNAITANASCVVSDSVAGICCENTGLTAPNGGVYTNRKMAACLRDAEIIMRYVSYALLAGDASVLQDRCLNGLRETYAALGVPAGSASRAVAIMKASACAHITNTNNTTGEQRKMPVTQGDCNALSAEAASYFDMVISAIS
- a CDS encoding HEAT repeat domain-containing protein, whose amino-acid sequence is MSERFDTLFSGMSEETARSTLLRKPSELDNPGLKYLAATRLGACTSAESFELLLEAGANPSDDLYERITRRKALDALGRRKNPKALPVLLDALRADDEPTVVNAADAIARIGIPVDINGQAELIRALEGPDNQRRAVIQAFTRLGMADRDHAIDRCRQDTNPLVAGAAHAHRVRVEGNPDGLSPLISQLQDDNPGRRRAAVIDLGDAGRVEALAPLIRCPVSMPLRAKSAFLMATTGRGSIEPKAVDLLEQLLQDDPRRLDLDGLPPTEAAEDAIRDGLQHRDEARQYAAAKALMTLPKEGQLNLIDGLRSSLGSDYGVHYLLASCTGLLHLHERSDLVREALAETAPQYAKSRVAAAWSCLRLGLGDQRSALQALSESNPWQPLRWSCERALLHLA
- a CDS encoding Nif11 family protein; translation: MQAIVDDHGLATGIKTLGHHYDIVAYANIRGYTISLPEWGRYVAMDALQASDAEIALMQQADPAHWSWAFRQLSRWRLLLMDGAGSEGLLGPADLSVPSQPTIHDGSSSVPSMPLTDDQKDAALRSFIELVRSRPDLKDQVKGARTQDEVIALADQQGFFIDSLTLLRSWSQVSDFSKPTWFGWFDD
- a CDS encoding chromophore lyase CpcT/CpeT, with product MSPTTDSLLRFAKTLAGHYSNREQAQSNPKDFAHINIFFRPLPWDVLKAPGFYSEQSYDHDPWRPYRQGIHRLLPADGQHFIVENFGFADPIRLAGAGQRPELLNSLKPDSLKPRCGCGMHFREIEAGRYQGEVEPGKKCLVPRDGQLTYLVSEVDVNATDWVSRDRGFDPETDEQRWGSEHGPLRFKRVAYLGDDLEEHWLRW
- a CDS encoding phycobiliprotein lyase yields the protein MNIEQFVAQSEGKWRSMRSGHSLAFQQFEDVLSEVEITRIKKTDSDIAQLLAASNLDQDRQVSSPFQMKWAAESDWEPDDPSEVSSGSCLIVPLPLDETTGKLLRSVGYAEAAPAESSYSFLSDGTFVLTTAYEQSIAEERIWFVSENVRCRSSVLRTSAGSGVLQTSFASEVRRLTS
- a CDS encoding phycobilisome rod-core linker polypeptide, yielding MTATATLASTANQDRSHAADIIRAAYRQVFGNRYLMELDVQPSIEALFINGDLTVQGLITALAQSDTYRRLFLEENGPYRFVELNFKHLMGRPPRDQAEISAHVRRLADEGFEAEIASYTYSDEYLNNFGIDTVPYARTATTVVGESTVAYQRTQALDPGFAGFDADRASVLQISLASRSNPTAVRARKIVGGGKRFSISWTSKVQMGTARRSAQRSVVSYASLSKTIQSIQAQGGRILTIANA